In Amycolatopsis sp. FBCC-B4732, the genomic stretch TGATCGGGCAGGTCACCGCCGTCGAGATCGGCAGCGACGTCACCTCGCTGAGCGCGCCGAGCACCGACCAGACGAACGGGCTGCTGCCCTGCTCGTCCAGCCAGGGGTGGAAGTGGTCGGAGATCCACAACCGCTCGAAGCCGGCGGCCTCGGCGAGCCGGGCCTGGCGGACGAGCTCACGCGGCGAGAACTCTTCGGAGGACAGGAAATAGCCGACACTCACCATTCCCGGGGGCTACCACCGGCGCGCCCGCCGAAACCCCCGCACCGGGTTGTCCGGACGTTGATGTCCGGTCTCCGCGCCCCGGCGCCGGACAACGGCCGTGCGTTAGACCTGAAGATCATCTGATCTGGAGGGGACGACCACCATGACTCGCCTGCCGGCCCTCGCGCTGACCTTGCTCGTCTGCGCCGCCACCGTCCACGGCCCGGGCGGCGCCGCCTTTCGCTGCCGCGTCCGAGCACGCTGACCGGGGCGTCGGCGCGCACTCGATCGCGGTGCACCGGGTGCTCACCCGGCTCTCGGTGGAGCCCGCCGGCCCGGGGAAGCCGGTGCGGATCCACGTCGTACTGGCGGAGGTGACCGTGACGACGGCTTTCGTGACGCCGGGACAGTCGGCCGAGGTCCGGCGCCCCTGACCTCGGGAGGCCCACCGGCATCGATCATCCGTTGTCGCCGTCATCGATGCGCTATTGCGTCTTCTCGACGGTCGCAACGAGTGCTACGTTCCTCGTGGTGCAGGTCGAGACCCGAGGGGCTGCGATGAGGCTTACTCCCAGCGCTCACACCGACTCGTTCTGCCGCGACCGGCTGCCACCCGGCGAGCAGTGGCCGCGGCTGGTGTTCGACCTGCCGGAGCTGAGCTACCCGGACCGCCTCAACGCCGCGACGGCGCTGCTCGACGCCACGGCCGCCCGCCTCGGCCCGGACCGCCCGTGCCTGCGTTCACCGCACGAGACGTGGAGCTACGGCGACGTGCTGGCGCGCGCCAACCGGATCGCGCACGTGCTCACCGCCGAGCTCGGTGTCGTGCCCGGCAACCGCGTGCTGCTGCGCGGCACCAACACGCCGTGGCTCGCCGCGTGCTGGCTCGGCGTCCTCAAGGCGGGGGCCGTCGCCGTCACGACCATGCCGATGCTGCGCCGCCACGAGCTCGACAAGATCGCCGACCGCGCCCGCCCGAGCGTCGCCCTCTGCGACGAGCGCCTGCTCGACGAGCTGCCGCCCGGCCTGCCCGCGGTGCCCTTCGGCACCGAGACGGCCGAGCTGGCCGGCCGCTGCGCCCGCCACCCGGCGACCTTCGCCGACGTGCCCACAGCCGCCGACGACGTCGCGCTGCTCGCCTTCACCTCCGGCACCACCGGGACACCGAAGGCGACCATGCACTTCCACCGCGACCTGCTCGCGATCGCCGACACGTTCTCCCGGCACGTCGTGCGCCCCACCGCGGACGACGTGTTCTGCGGAACGCCGCCGCTGGCGTTCACCTTCGGCCTGGGTGGCCTGCTGGTGTTCCCGCTGCGCGCCGGCGCGTCCACGCTCCTGGTGGAACGCGCGACGCCCAAGGAACTGGCCTCGGTCGTCGCCGAGCACGGCGTGACCGTGCTCTTCACCGCGCCGACCGCCTACCGCGCGATCCTCGGCGCCGGCGACGGGCCGCTCCTGGCCGGCGTGCGCCGCGCCGTCTCCGCCGGGGAAGCGCTGCCCGGCGCCGTGGCCGAACGGTACCGCGAGGTCACCGGCCGCCCGCTGATCGACGGCATCGGCAGCACGGAGCTGCTGCACGTGTTCATCTCCGCGGCCGACGACGACGTCCGCCCCGGCCGGACCGGCAAGGTCGTGCCCGGGTTCCGCGCCGCCGTCCTCGACCTCGACGGCGCGCCCGTGCCCGACGGGACCCCCGGCCGGCTCGCGGTCCAGGGCCCCACCGGCTGCCGCTACCTCGAAGACCCGCGGCAGGCCGACTACGTCCGCGACGGCTGGAACATCACCGGCGACACCTACGTCCGCGAGCCCGACGGCTACTTCCGGTTCGTGGCGCGCAGCGACGACATGATCGTCTCCTCCGGTTACAACATCGCGGCCCCGGAGGTCGAAGAAGTGCTGCTGACACACCCCGACGTCGAGGAGTGCGCGGTCGTCGGCACGCCCGACCCGGACCGGGGCTCGGTCGTGACCGCCTTCGTCGTGCTGCGACCCGGCGCCGCTCCCGGCCCGGACCTCGTGCACGCCCTGCAGGAGCACGCCAAAGCCGTTGCGGCGCCGTACAAGTACCCGCGCCGGGTGCGCTTCATCGACGCGCTGCCGCGCAACGCCAGCGGGAAGCTCCAGCGGTTCCTGCTGCGCGAGCGCTGACGGGGGTGACGGACCC encodes the following:
- a CDS encoding AMP-binding protein, which produces MRLTPSAHTDSFCRDRLPPGEQWPRLVFDLPELSYPDRLNAATALLDATAARLGPDRPCLRSPHETWSYGDVLARANRIAHVLTAELGVVPGNRVLLRGTNTPWLAACWLGVLKAGAVAVTTMPMLRRHELDKIADRARPSVALCDERLLDELPPGLPAVPFGTETAELAGRCARHPATFADVPTAADDVALLAFTSGTTGTPKATMHFHRDLLAIADTFSRHVVRPTADDVFCGTPPLAFTFGLGGLLVFPLRAGASTLLVERATPKELASVVAEHGVTVLFTAPTAYRAILGAGDGPLLAGVRRAVSAGEALPGAVAERYREVTGRPLIDGIGSTELLHVFISAADDDVRPGRTGKVVPGFRAAVLDLDGAPVPDGTPGRLAVQGPTGCRYLEDPRQADYVRDGWNITGDTYVREPDGYFRFVARSDDMIVSSGYNIAAPEVEEVLLTHPDVEECAVVGTPDPDRGSVVTAFVVLRPGAAPGPDLVHALQEHAKAVAAPYKYPRRVRFIDALPRNASGKLQRFLLRER